A genome region from Bacillota bacterium includes the following:
- the thiM gene encoding hydroxyethylthiazole kinase, protein MSMNVNVSGLLEQVKAKKPLVHHITNYVTANDCANVVLAIGGSPIMADDIEEVQDIVSLSSALVLNIGTLNKRTIESMLVAGKKANELGIPVIFDPVGAGATKLRDKTAERIINELKLAVIRGNMSEIKSVSGLGSTTRGVDASEKDILLLGNLNYGKSIADELSSRLGCVVAITGPVDIVSKDGRTYFIENGHKMLSMITGSGCMCTSLIGVYCGVTNNYLEGTVAGVLTMGLAGEMAYESLTEDNRGSGSFRVKLVDSLSRITAKDVLERGRVHD, encoded by the coding sequence ATGAGTATGAACGTCAATGTATCGGGACTTTTAGAACAGGTAAAGGCAAAAAAACCGTTGGTACATCATATAACAAACTATGTTACTGCAAATGATTGTGCCAATGTAGTACTGGCAATAGGCGGATCACCTATAATGGCAGATGATATAGAGGAAGTGCAAGACATAGTTTCTCTTTCTTCCGCATTAGTCCTAAATATAGGGACATTAAATAAAAGAACTATTGAGTCTATGTTGGTTGCAGGAAAAAAAGCAAATGAACTTGGGATACCTGTAATATTTGACCCTGTAGGTGCAGGAGCAACAAAGCTCAGGGATAAAACTGCCGAAAGAATTATAAATGAGCTAAAATTGGCTGTTATACGGGGCAATATGTCGGAAATAAAATCGGTAAGCGGCCTTGGTTCAACTACCAGGGGCGTGGATGCATCAGAAAAGGATATTTTATTATTAGGCAATCTGAATTATGGGAAAAGCATTGCGGATGAATTATCGTCCAGGTTGGGTTGTGTTGTGGCAATAACAGGCCCTGTTGATATAGTTTCAAAAGATGGGAGAACCTATTTCATAGAAAACGGCCATAAAATGCTTTCTATGATAACCGGGTCAGGGTGCATGTGTACCTCCCTTATAGGTGTATATTGCGGTGTTACCAATAACTATCTTGAAGGGACTGTGGCCGGGGTCCTTACTATGGGATTAGCAGGTGAAATGGCTTATGAAAGCTTGACGGAAGACAATAGAGGAAGTGGGAGTTTCAGAGTAAAGCTGGTAGATTCATTATCTCGGATTACAGCAAAAGATGTTTTGGAAAGAGGTAGAGTACATGATTAA